The Saccharopolyspora gloriosae genome has a segment encoding these proteins:
- a CDS encoding YbaB/EbfC family nucleoid-associated protein, which translates to MTSGFSKDGLPDLGSAIQAFEEEQAKLTEFQRKLAETTTVVESRNHMVTVTLDGNGELSELKFNTTAYRSMAPAQLSAAITEVLQQARQESLETMQKLMGRSPVPGYELSDLTSGQADLAEVLGKIMEPSLNLVSELEGNADHEADGKTPESPQTARHDDEDDGWERP; encoded by the coding sequence ATGACATCCGGATTCTCCAAGGACGGGCTGCCCGACCTCGGCTCCGCGATCCAAGCTTTCGAGGAAGAGCAGGCCAAGCTCACCGAATTCCAGCGGAAGCTCGCCGAGACGACCACGGTGGTGGAGTCCCGCAACCACATGGTCACCGTGACCTTGGACGGCAACGGCGAGCTCTCGGAGCTGAAGTTCAACACGACCGCCTACCGTTCGATGGCCCCGGCCCAGCTCTCGGCCGCGATCACCGAAGTCCTGCAGCAGGCCCGGCAGGAGAGTCTGGAGACCATGCAGAAGCTGATGGGTCGCTCGCCGGTGCCCGGCTACGAGCTCAGTGATCTCACCTCTGGTCAGGCCGACCTCGCCGAGGTGCTCGGCAAGATCATGGAACCGTCGCTGAACCTGGTTTCGGAGCTCGAGGGCAATGCCGACCACGAAGCCGACGGCAAAACCCCGGAGTCCCCGCAGACGGCCCGGCACGACGACGAAGACGACGGCTGGGAACGTCCCTGA
- the eccD gene encoding type VII secretion integral membrane protein EccD — translation MAPAMSAMGRYISTMLRLLLCGCGSDGGSCSSTWSVGIAGPARRAGLRKSVVLMTPSGAGFPSDFRPGNASHRTRARVGTKFSGCHGLGQPARKDTGHLVEDATKNVTNQLCRLRLVVGSRSVELALPTDVALVDLLPAILHQAGGELADEGVEHEGWVLQRLGKPAFDENRTADELGLLDGETVHLRPRASALPEIDFDDLVDGVADQANMRRDNWTDRFSRWMLLAFGGLTLMLGLGTLMLPGPALARTLFPAVVMTALLLAATICSRSRGDGITATVLAGLAVPYAAVCGWMLPVSIDADTGVGASLACALVFVVVALALGMLGTAESALLFVGGLFAAVVSAVTAVIGAASQGEPYQAAAIGVVLCVVILGFVPTTSFRLAGLSLPALPTGADDFGEDTDPFPHHVVVERSAVANSYMTTLYLSLCTVLLVLITFVLAHPALWTMIFTTVLGVVLLLRSRHISGAVQRWAHLVPAGYALSGCLLLLAAGVDPFNRMLFITGGALLAGTLLVVSSKLLPGKKLRPYWGRAVDIFETLTAVSLLPLLLAVLDTYMLVRGLAG, via the coding sequence ATGGCCCCGGCCATGAGCGCCATGGGCAGGTACATCAGCACCATGCTCAGGCTGCTGCTCTGCGGCTGCGGCAGCGATGGCGGTTCCTGCAGCTCCACCTGGTCAGTTGGCATCGCAGGTCCGGCGCGACGGGCCGGCCTGCGGAAGAGCGTTGTGCTCATGACTCCCTCTGGTGCGGGTTTCCCCTCCGATTTCCGGCCCGGCAACGCTAGTCACCGCACGCGCGCTCGCGTGGGGACTAAGTTCTCGGGCTGTCACGGTCTCGGCCAGCCAGCCAGGAAGGACACCGGACACCTAGTGGAAGACGCCACCAAGAATGTCACAAATCAGCTGTGCAGGCTACGGCTGGTAGTAGGTAGCCGATCGGTGGAGCTCGCGCTTCCCACCGACGTCGCACTGGTCGACCTGTTGCCCGCGATCTTGCACCAGGCGGGCGGGGAGCTCGCCGACGAAGGGGTCGAGCACGAAGGCTGGGTGTTGCAGCGCCTCGGGAAACCAGCGTTCGACGAGAACCGGACCGCCGACGAGCTCGGGCTGCTGGACGGCGAGACCGTCCACTTACGACCGCGCGCCTCGGCGCTGCCGGAGATCGATTTCGACGACCTGGTCGACGGCGTCGCGGACCAAGCGAACATGCGCCGGGACAACTGGACCGACCGGTTCAGCCGGTGGATGCTGCTGGCCTTCGGCGGACTGACCTTGATGCTGGGACTGGGCACCTTGATGCTGCCCGGCCCGGCGCTGGCCAGAACGCTCTTCCCTGCGGTGGTGATGACGGCGCTGCTGCTGGCGGCGACGATCTGCTCGCGCAGCCGCGGGGACGGCATCACCGCCACCGTGCTCGCCGGACTGGCCGTGCCGTACGCGGCGGTGTGCGGCTGGATGCTGCCGGTCTCCATCGACGCCGACACCGGTGTCGGCGCGAGCCTCGCGTGCGCGCTGGTCTTCGTCGTCGTCGCGCTGGCGCTGGGAATGCTGGGCACGGCGGAATCGGCGCTGCTGTTCGTCGGCGGCCTGTTCGCCGCGGTGGTCAGCGCGGTGACCGCGGTGATCGGCGCGGCCTCGCAGGGCGAGCCGTACCAGGCGGCCGCCATCGGTGTCGTGCTGTGCGTGGTGATCCTCGGTTTCGTGCCGACCACGTCGTTCCGGCTGGCTGGGCTCAGCCTGCCCGCGCTGCCCACCGGCGCGGACGACTTCGGTGAGGACACCGACCCGTTCCCGCACCACGTGGTGGTGGAACGCTCGGCGGTGGCGAACAGCTACATGACAACGCTGTACCTGTCACTGTGCACAGTGCTGCTGGTGTTGATCACGTTCGTGCTCGCGCATCCCGCGCTGTGGACGATGATCTTCACCACGGTGCTGGGGGTGGTGCTGCTGCTGCGTTCGCGGCACATCAGCGGTGCGGTGCAGCGCTGGGCGCACCTCGTCCCCGCCGGCTACGCGCTGAGCGGTTGCTTGCTGCTGCTCGCGGCAGGCGTCGATCCGTTCAACCGCATGCTGTTCATCACGGGCGGTGCGCTGCTGGCCGGGACGTTGCTCGTCGTCAGCAGCAAACTGCTGCCGGGCAAGAAGCTGCGCCCGTACTGGGGCCGCGCGGTGGACATCTTCGAAACGCTCACTGCGGTGTCGTTGCTGCCGCTGCTGCTGGCCGTGCTCGACACCTACATGCTGGTCCGCGGCCTGGCCGGGTGA
- a CDS encoding WXG100 family type VII secretion target, translated as MNPTASGGSAQPGYPPPPDLTPSPSSGQNVPGGANVASPGAGTPGAPPPVPDMEQTAAALATGVPESFYKAAHGFDGMAETFVNASERLRAQTSHLEQVWQGPAARGFTDAMREVNRTVDKLVETLNAPNYAAMLNQLGDALADAQRQVGQVKDQRQQGMDEFAASPAAADPAAQAAMQQQDITHNEQTAQVMQQLSNTYFNIGKRFGQFPEKSVRGTTVAADPAASQSGGGNDFGSGGNYVGSSGSGGSGGASLVLAPRTNAVSSYSSDQGVLGRPASTYGTTADSAEVYSPEVNEQGVVVPQSGTGESTVVSSAGSASSAIPYGLGTSGALRPSGNSTSTRSGNSSSGHGGSSAKSGQDGSGQEHSGSAESGQWSARAGEGGQPSTESTFTAPASPELSADQVEQRFLTATEGPPPPEGVEADLVPNTPQRPETDGAPLPEAETGSPTSGASAGSGGATPSASVPPVSTPSVSTPSVSTPSVPTPSATPDIPTGPPGSVAGSGATVPTSASATAPPASAPVTPGTTSPAAGGAGGNGMPMMPMGGAGAGMAGQLGRERFSTTLQQEDEETWDSSADITGGVLGR; from the coding sequence ATGAACCCCACTGCATCTGGCGGCAGCGCACAGCCGGGCTACCCGCCGCCACCTGACTTGACCCCGTCGCCGTCTTCGGGGCAGAACGTCCCCGGTGGCGCGAACGTCGCCTCGCCGGGGGCGGGCACCCCCGGCGCTCCGCCCCCGGTACCGGACATGGAACAGACCGCAGCCGCACTCGCCACCGGCGTTCCGGAGTCGTTCTACAAGGCGGCGCACGGATTCGACGGCATGGCCGAAACGTTCGTGAACGCCTCGGAACGTCTCCGAGCGCAGACCAGCCACCTCGAGCAGGTGTGGCAGGGCCCGGCGGCGCGGGGCTTCACCGACGCGATGCGGGAGGTCAACCGCACCGTCGACAAGCTGGTCGAGACGTTGAACGCCCCGAATTACGCGGCGATGCTCAACCAGCTCGGGGACGCGCTGGCGGATGCGCAACGCCAAGTCGGGCAGGTGAAGGACCAGCGGCAGCAGGGAATGGACGAGTTCGCCGCCTCCCCTGCCGCGGCGGATCCGGCCGCGCAGGCCGCGATGCAGCAGCAGGACATCACTCACAATGAGCAGACGGCGCAGGTGATGCAGCAGCTCAGCAACACCTACTTCAACATCGGCAAGCGGTTCGGACAGTTCCCGGAGAAGTCCGTCCGGGGCACGACGGTCGCCGCGGACCCGGCGGCCTCGCAATCCGGCGGTGGCAACGACTTCGGTTCCGGCGGGAACTACGTGGGCTCCAGCGGCTCCGGAGGCTCCGGCGGTGCGTCGCTCGTCCTCGCTCCACGCACGAACGCGGTCTCGTCCTACTCGTCCGATCAAGGTGTGCTGGGACGACCGGCTTCGACGTACGGAACTACCGCCGACTCCGCCGAGGTCTACAGCCCGGAAGTGAACGAGCAAGGCGTGGTGGTACCGCAGAGCGGTACGGGCGAGTCGACCGTGGTCTCCAGCGCGGGGTCCGCGTCCTCGGCGATTCCGTACGGACTCGGCACCAGCGGAGCCCTCCGGCCCTCCGGGAACAGCACTTCGACGAGGTCGGGCAATTCGTCCAGCGGCCACGGCGGCTCTTCGGCGAAGTCCGGTCAGGACGGTTCGGGCCAGGAGCACTCCGGTTCGGCGGAGTCCGGCCAGTGGTCGGCGCGGGCGGGCGAAGGTGGTCAGCCGTCCACCGAGTCCACGTTCACCGCTCCCGCGTCGCCGGAGCTGAGCGCGGACCAGGTCGAGCAGCGGTTCCTGACGGCCACCGAAGGTCCGCCACCTCCTGAAGGGGTGGAGGCCGACCTGGTGCCGAACACTCCGCAGCGCCCGGAAACCGATGGCGCACCGTTGCCGGAAGCCGAGACCGGCAGCCCCACCAGCGGCGCTTCCGCCGGTTCGGGCGGTGCGACTCCTTCCGCGTCGGTTCCTCCGGTCTCGACACCTTCGGTTTCGACACCTTCGGTTTCGACGCCTTCGGTCCCGACACCGTCGGCGACGCCCGACATTCCCACCGGGCCTCCCGGAAGCGTGGCGGGCAGCGGCGCGACGGTGCCCACCTCGGCTTCCGCCACCGCGCCCCCCGCTTCCGCACCGGTGACACCGGGCACGACGTCGCCCGCGGCCGGCGGGGCCGGCGGCAACGGGATGCCGATGATGCCGATGGGCGGCGCGGGCGCGGGGATGGCGGGACAGCTCGGCCGAGAGCGCTTCTCCACCACCTTGCAGCAGGAAGACGAGGAGACCTGGGACTCCAGCGCCGACATCACCGGCGGAGTCCTGGGCCGTTGA
- a CDS encoding YbaB/EbfC family nucleoid-associated protein, whose translation MATGFPDLNRAIEAFEEKQRNLEEFGKKLDETSTSVDSQKRILTVTMDGHGEIADLKFNNTAYRTMPPTELAAVLLETIRKARDKSLSHMQEIMGEDLLPGLDIEEVNAGRQSVGGVLGKLAEPTLDRVRDVDAVLHNRPRNLNRTAETVEDNDGWER comes from the coding sequence ATGGCGACCGGCTTTCCGGACCTCAACCGCGCGATCGAGGCATTCGAGGAAAAACAGCGGAACCTTGAAGAGTTCGGGAAGAAGCTGGACGAGACGAGCACCTCGGTCGATTCGCAGAAGCGGATCTTGACGGTGACCATGGACGGGCACGGCGAGATCGCGGACCTGAAGTTCAACAACACCGCGTACCGGACGATGCCGCCCACCGAGCTGGCCGCGGTGCTGTTGGAGACCATCCGCAAGGCGCGCGACAAGAGCCTGAGCCACATGCAGGAGATCATGGGCGAGGACCTGTTGCCGGGCTTGGACATCGAGGAGGTCAACGCCGGCAGGCAGAGCGTCGGCGGGGTGCTCGGTAAGCTCGCCGAACCGACGCTGGACCGGGTTCGGGACGTCGACGCCGTGCTGCACAACCGTCCGCGGAACCTGAACCGCACGGCCGAAACCGTCGAGGACAACGACGGCTGGGAGCGGTGA
- the eccB gene encoding type VII secretion protein EccB: MQSRRDQVQAYFFVVGRLISALMQGRPDEPTTPTRRFVMGTVIGTLIGCLVVAGFGVYGLIKPGGNTTWQQAGAIIVEKETGARYLYMDGKLRPVLNYSSALLAAKSSSGAQVKLVSQNSLKGAPRATPIGIPDAPDSLPDAESISSAPWVVCASTETAPDGSETPMTDLQVRTPIGKPLADDKGVLVSTPDGAVHLVWQGKKLRMPGAGTMNALAYGNERPFPVTAEWINTLPSGPDLVAPKIPGSGQPAGLTVNGEQALIGQVFEVRNQVLQDNGLYVLREDGFMPLNYTLAALLLNDPDNAAAYAGRTPELIPAGMDLLNSKPLSPEPTPAGFPITPPNIQPVSEGSSTRPCAVFQASRGNTVKSEIGLVPREEATGSGQAPADGSGAPVADRITVAPNSGVLARDLPAPGVGVGTLYLVSNVGVKYPLPSPDVAGVLGYSASSAVSVPSALLSLLPTGPSLDPAQALSEQPVSAEVPAATAPN; encoded by the coding sequence ATGCAGTCCCGGCGCGACCAGGTCCAAGCGTATTTCTTCGTGGTCGGCAGGCTGATCTCGGCACTGATGCAGGGCCGGCCGGACGAGCCGACCACACCGACCCGCCGATTCGTGATGGGCACGGTGATCGGCACGCTGATCGGCTGCCTCGTGGTCGCGGGATTCGGCGTGTACGGGTTGATCAAACCGGGCGGGAACACCACCTGGCAGCAGGCCGGCGCGATCATCGTGGAGAAGGAGACCGGCGCTCGCTACCTCTACATGGACGGCAAACTGCGCCCTGTGCTGAACTATTCGTCGGCCTTGCTGGCGGCGAAGAGTTCCAGCGGCGCCCAGGTGAAACTGGTCTCCCAGAACTCGCTCAAAGGCGCCCCGCGTGCGACCCCCATCGGCATTCCCGACGCACCGGATTCGTTGCCGGACGCGGAGAGCATCAGCAGCGCGCCGTGGGTCGTGTGCGCCAGCACCGAGACCGCCCCTGACGGTTCCGAGACGCCCATGACGGATCTGCAGGTCCGCACCCCCATCGGCAAACCGCTCGCCGACGACAAAGGCGTGCTGGTCTCCACACCGGACGGTGCCGTGCATTTGGTGTGGCAGGGCAAGAAACTCCGGATGCCCGGCGCGGGGACCATGAACGCGCTGGCCTACGGCAACGAACGTCCGTTCCCGGTGACGGCGGAATGGATCAACACCTTGCCCAGCGGACCCGACCTGGTCGCCCCCAAGATTCCGGGCTCAGGCCAGCCGGCGGGACTGACGGTGAACGGCGAGCAGGCCCTGATCGGGCAGGTCTTCGAAGTGCGGAACCAGGTGCTCCAGGACAACGGGTTGTACGTGCTGCGCGAAGACGGTTTCATGCCGCTCAACTACACGCTGGCGGCCCTGTTGCTGAACGACCCGGACAACGCCGCGGCGTACGCGGGGCGGACACCGGAGTTGATCCCGGCCGGAATGGACTTGCTCAACAGCAAGCCGCTGTCCCCGGAACCCACGCCGGCCGGGTTCCCCATCACTCCCCCGAACATCCAGCCGGTCAGCGAAGGCAGTAGCACTCGCCCGTGCGCGGTTTTCCAGGCGAGCCGCGGAAATACCGTGAAGTCCGAGATCGGGCTGGTGCCGAGGGAAGAGGCCACCGGTTCCGGGCAGGCCCCCGCCGACGGCTCCGGCGCTCCCGTCGCCGACCGGATCACCGTGGCGCCGAACTCCGGCGTGCTCGCGCGCGATCTGCCCGCGCCCGGGGTTGGCGTGGGGACGTTGTACCTGGTGTCGAACGTCGGCGTGAAGTACCCGTTGCCGTCCCCGGATGTAGCCGGTGTGCTCGGATATTCGGCGTCTTCAGCGGTCTCGGTGCCGAGCGCGCTGTTGAGCCTGCTGCCGACCGGCCCATCGCTGGACCCGGCGCAGGCCCTCTCCGAACAACCCGTGAGCGCCGAGGTCCCGGCGGCCACGGCTCCAAACTGA